GCTTTTTTCAAAATGTTATCTGTAATTGTTGTAAGGAGTGTCTCAAGCTCTTCGATAGGTGTGAAATAAGTAGCTAATCCAATTCGCTCAGCTTCCCTGCAATCAATGATCTTGCCAGTAAGTATAAGATCTAATGCTCTTCCTTTGCCAATAGTGCGAGCCAATCTTTGTGTGCCACCAGCTCCAGGGATTATGCCTAAATTCAGCTCTGGCAATCCAAATTTCGCTCGTTCTGTAGCAATACGGATATCACAGGCTAGTGCCAATTCACATCCACCGCCTAATGCAAAACCATTGACTAAAGCAATTGTTGGTTTTGTGCAATTTTCAATTTTGTTGTAAAGTGCTTGCATACCAGGTATAAGGGCATCTAAAGGGGAACGGCTGTGCAATGCTTTGATATCTGCACCTGCTGCAAAAGCTTTGTCGCTCGAACTTTGTATGACAATAATGCGTATGTCGGGTTGATTCTCTAAAATATGGAAGCCTTCTTCTAATTCTTTCAGTATTGTT
This window of the Rummeliibacillus pycnus genome carries:
- a CDS encoding enoyl-CoA hydratase/isomerase family protein — protein: MQFRNILLEEKNEIGFLSLNRPETRNALDATILKELEEGFHILENQPDIRIIVIQSSSDKAFAAGADIKALHSRSPLDALIPGMQALYNKIENCTKPTIALVNGFALGGGCELALACDIRIATERAKFGLPELNLGIIPGAGGTQRLARTIGKGRALDLILTGKIIDCREAERIGLATYFTPIEELETLLTTITDNILKKAPLAIQLAKMVVHKGFDIDLQTAQWIEKLSSSVLFGTEDKKEGTLAFIEKRAAQFSNK